In one Cloacibacillus porcorum genomic region, the following are encoded:
- the meaB gene encoding methylmalonyl Co-A mutase-associated GTPase MeaB, translating to MNKLLERALAGDTRSIGRLISLVEADSPTSKEIMKAVYPKTGRAQVIGITGSPGAGKSTFVNRLIAQFRAEGKQVGVIAIDPSSPFTGGAILGDRLRMQDHAVEEGVFIRSMGSRGNLGGVSRGTHEGALILDACGFDVVIIETVGVGQSEVDIVKIADTVCLILTPGMGDDVQIMKAGIMEIADVFVVNKSDKEGADKVAADVQVMLKMLGEREWVPPVALVSSNKNTGIDEVKDIIKNHSAYLHNSEEGKRRRWSQLEMEVEAILRGEISLLVENAWKERRTDSLMDELSSRKADPYTLAGEIIQKVVK from the coding sequence ATGAATAAGCTACTCGAACGCGCGTTAGCCGGAGACACGAGATCGATCGGACGCCTCATCAGCCTTGTCGAGGCGGATTCACCTACCTCCAAGGAGATCATGAAGGCCGTCTATCCAAAGACCGGCAGGGCGCAGGTGATCGGTATTACCGGCAGCCCCGGGGCGGGAAAGAGCACCTTTGTGAACCGTCTAATAGCGCAGTTCAGGGCTGAGGGCAAGCAGGTCGGCGTCATCGCTATAGACCCCTCAAGCCCCTTCACGGGCGGCGCGATACTGGGAGACCGCCTGCGTATGCAGGACCACGCCGTTGAGGAGGGCGTATTTATCCGCAGCATGGGTTCGCGCGGCAACCTCGGAGGCGTCAGCCGCGGCACGCACGAAGGGGCGCTGATCCTCGACGCCTGTGGCTTCGACGTTGTGATAATCGAGACCGTCGGCGTTGGGCAGTCTGAGGTCGACATCGTGAAGATCGCGGACACCGTCTGCCTCATCCTCACGCCCGGCATGGGCGACGACGTCCAGATAATGAAGGCCGGTATCATGGAGATCGCCGACGTATTCGTCGTCAACAAGTCCGACAAAGAGGGGGCCGACAAGGTCGCCGCCGACGTTCAGGTGATGCTCAAAATGCTCGGCGAGCGCGAATGGGTGCCGCCGGTGGCGCTCGTCTCATCGAACAAAAATACCGGCATCGACGAGGTAAAGGATATTATCAAGAATCACAGCGCCTACCTCCACAACAGCGAAGAGGGCAAACGCCGCCGCTGGTCGCAGCTTGAGATGGAGGTCGAAGCGATCCTGAGGGGCGAAATATCGCTGCTCGTGGAAAACGCCTGGAAGGAGCGCCGGACTGATTCTCTGATGGATGAGCTCTCATCAAGAAAGGCCGACCCCTATACGCTCGCGGGCGAAATAATTCAGAAGGTTGTAAAATAA
- a CDS encoding 1-deoxy-D-xylulose-5-phosphate reductoisomerase: MKKIRLAVTGATGSVGGAVLDICARFPQFFEIRALAAKSNAKKLTELGRRHGAKLLCLTEPEDKNWREEGFTCLSGVNGLTEMVEEPSVDHAVFASSGVAAIKALQKALMRGIDVSLANKESIVVAGPWVMPLIKRADQLRPVDSEHSAVWQCLRDAPKEEVSRIWLTASGGPFRDYSAAQMEGVTPEAALNHPVWKMGPKITVDSATLMNKGIECIEAMQLFGLPAERVGALIHPRSQVHGMAEFIDGTVRLLLSQADMRLPAAAAIAWPRRLPLAENALPPIEPKDWDLCFREIDEKLFPCFALAREAGRLGGAYPALLVGADESAVRHFLNHEISYRAIAEIISEVLEACGEKTPQTLEEAVALVETGEKMADKICRDRRNR, encoded by the coding sequence ATGAAAAAGATCCGCCTTGCGGTAACGGGAGCCACCGGCAGCGTCGGCGGCGCGGTACTTGATATCTGCGCCCGCTTCCCGCAGTTCTTTGAGATAAGGGCGCTGGCGGCCAAAAGCAACGCGAAAAAACTGACGGAGCTTGGCCGAAGGCACGGCGCGAAGCTGCTATGCCTCACGGAGCCGGAAGATAAAAACTGGCGCGAAGAGGGCTTTACCTGCCTCTCCGGCGTCAATGGGCTCACGGAGATGGTGGAGGAGCCCTCCGTCGACCATGCGGTTTTCGCCTCGTCGGGCGTTGCCGCGATCAAGGCGCTGCAAAAAGCCCTTATGCGCGGTATCGACGTCTCCCTAGCGAATAAAGAAAGCATCGTCGTCGCGGGGCCCTGGGTGATGCCATTAATAAAGCGGGCAGATCAGCTGCGCCCCGTGGACAGCGAACACAGCGCCGTCTGGCAGTGCCTGCGCGACGCTCCGAAAGAGGAGGTCTCGCGTATCTGGCTCACGGCCTCGGGCGGCCCTTTCCGTGACTACAGCGCCGCACAGATGGAAGGGGTGACGCCGGAGGCGGCGCTCAACCACCCCGTCTGGAAGATGGGGCCGAAGATTACCGTCGACAGCGCCACGCTGATGAACAAGGGCATCGAATGCATCGAGGCGATGCAGCTGTTCGGCCTGCCCGCTGAGAGGGTCGGCGCTCTCATACATCCACGCTCTCAGGTACATGGGATGGCGGAGTTCATTGACGGCACCGTCAGGCTGCTGCTCTCGCAGGCGGACATGAGGCTGCCCGCGGCGGCGGCCATCGCCTGGCCCAGGCGTTTGCCGCTCGCCGAGAACGCCCTGCCGCCCATCGAGCCGAAAGACTGGGACCTTTGCTTCCGGGAGATAGACGAGAAACTTTTTCCCTGCTTCGCGCTCGCGCGCGAGGCGGGACGGCTCGGAGGAGCCTACCCGGCGCTGCTTGTGGGAGCCGACGAGAGCGCCGTCAGACATTTCCTCAATCACGAGATATCGTACCGTGCCATCGCGGAGATCATCTCGGAGGTGCTTGAGGCCTGCGGCGAAAAAACGCCGCAAACGCTTGAAGAGGCTGTCGCCCTCGTCGAAACGGGCGAAAAGATGGCGGACAAGATATGTAGAGACCGGAGGAACAGATAA
- a CDS encoding Asp23/Gls24 family envelope stress response protein, whose product MAEDRQPLIPNVKTSAFVGAAGTGKSQRAQLVASLVDADYIIDDGLVIHKGSIVCGKSAKSERNQVSAIRRAIFEFDDHRKEVIDYFRSAAPCSVMVIATSDNMAMRILRKLKLPAPEQIVHIEDVATPEEILKARRERFSKGQHVIPVSHVLVRKNFAGKLVGQLRVFWKSKDKHEGEKTIVRPPFSFYGNVHIETEAIEELASFIASRTAQVAKVNEVKVSPEEEESLRIEMKLTVTLGDKKFLSIANLVKERIAVSLRYFTGLDVKTVDVVIAEVQI is encoded by the coding sequence ATGGCTGAAGACAGACAGCCTCTGATACCAAATGTAAAAACATCCGCCTTCGTTGGCGCGGCGGGCACCGGCAAAAGCCAGAGGGCCCAGCTCGTCGCTTCGTTGGTTGACGCCGATTACATAATAGACGACGGGCTCGTGATCCATAAGGGCAGCATCGTCTGCGGCAAAAGCGCCAAATCGGAGAGGAACCAGGTGAGCGCCATCAGGCGCGCCATCTTCGAGTTCGACGACCACCGCAAAGAGGTTATCGACTACTTCCGTTCGGCCGCCCCCTGTTCCGTGATGGTCATCGCCACCTCTGACAACATGGCGATGCGGATACTGCGCAAGCTGAAACTGCCCGCACCGGAGCAGATAGTCCACATAGAGGACGTCGCGACGCCGGAGGAGATACTGAAGGCGCGCCGTGAACGTTTCAGCAAAGGGCAGCACGTCATACCGGTATCCCATGTGCTCGTGCGCAAGAATTTCGCTGGCAAGCTCGTAGGCCAGCTGCGGGTATTCTGGAAATCAAAGGACAAGCACGAGGGAGAAAAGACTATCGTGCGGCCGCCGTTCAGCTTCTACGGCAACGTCCACATCGAGACGGAGGCCATCGAGGAGCTCGCCTCGTTTATCGCCAGCCGCACGGCGCAGGTAGCGAAGGTCAACGAGGTCAAAGTAAGCCCCGAAGAGGAGGAGTCGCTTCGCATCGAGATGAAACTTACGGTGACGCTCGGCGATAAAAAATTCCTCAGCATTGCAAATCTGGTAAAAGAACGCATAGCGGTGAGCCTGCGCTACTTCACGGGGCTCGACGTAAAAACTGTAGACGTAGTTATCGCGGAGGTTCAAATATGA
- the upp gene encoding uracil phosphoribosyltransferase, translating into MKIAVASDHAGYELKEEIKESLANAGHEVLDCGTASGDVRVDYPDWGFKAADAVASHKAERGILVCGTGIGMSIVANKVKGIRAALCHDHFTAVMSRRHNDANILVLGARVLGSDVAEDMVKAWLAEPFEGGRHCFRLEKISAYENENSNSREAASGGGRTVVIDHPLVRHKLGLMRNKETSSKDFRDLVQEVAGLMVYEVTRHLPLEEVEIETPVAKTRVFTISGKKLAIVPVLRAGLGMVEGILKLVPNAKVGHIGLYRDPDTLKPVDYYCKLPCDISEREIFVVDPMLATGGSAAAAVSHIKDRGGKKVSLVSLLAAPEGIAAFHEAHPDVDIYTAAVDSHLNDHGYIVPGLGDAGDRLFGTK; encoded by the coding sequence ATGAAGATAGCGGTAGCTTCGGACCACGCGGGATATGAACTAAAGGAAGAGATAAAAGAGAGCCTTGCTAACGCTGGGCATGAGGTACTCGACTGCGGCACAGCATCCGGCGACGTGCGCGTCGATTACCCCGATTGGGGATTCAAGGCCGCCGACGCCGTGGCGAGCCACAAAGCCGAGCGCGGCATCCTCGTCTGCGGCACCGGCATCGGCATGAGCATCGTCGCGAACAAGGTCAAAGGAATACGAGCGGCGCTCTGCCACGACCACTTCACGGCGGTCATGAGCCGCCGCCATAACGACGCCAATATCCTCGTGCTCGGCGCGCGCGTGCTCGGCTCGGACGTCGCCGAAGATATGGTCAAGGCGTGGCTCGCGGAGCCCTTCGAAGGCGGACGGCACTGCTTCCGGCTTGAGAAGATCAGCGCCTACGAAAACGAGAACTCAAACTCCCGCGAGGCGGCCTCCGGCGGCGGCAGGACCGTGGTCATCGACCACCCGCTCGTGCGCCACAAGCTCGGGCTCATGCGCAATAAAGAGACATCCTCAAAGGACTTCCGCGACCTCGTGCAGGAGGTCGCCGGACTCATGGTCTACGAGGTGACGCGCCACCTGCCGCTGGAAGAGGTGGAGATCGAGACCCCCGTCGCTAAGACGCGCGTATTCACCATCTCGGGCAAAAAGCTTGCGATCGTCCCCGTCCTGCGCGCCGGCCTCGGCATGGTAGAGGGCATCCTTAAACTCGTCCCCAACGCTAAAGTGGGACATATCGGCCTCTACCGCGACCCCGATACGCTGAAACCCGTCGACTACTACTGCAAACTGCCGTGTGACATTTCGGAACGCGAGATATTCGTCGTCGACCCGATGCTAGCCACCGGCGGTTCGGCGGCGGCGGCCGTCAGCCACATCAAGGACAGGGGCGGTAAAAAGGTCTCGCTCGTCTCGCTGCTCGCCGCTCCCGAAGGAATAGCCGCCTTCCACGAGGCTCACCCCGATGTGGATATATACACAGCGGCCGTCGACAGCCATCTCAACGATCACGGGTACATCGTCCCCGGACTCGGAGACGCGGGAGACAGGCTATTCGGAACAAAGTAA
- a CDS encoding uracil-DNA glycosylase has translation MTANEDILLRLTPEERAAMKKTLWEETKANTLACRACPLAATRTKVVFGDGDPDTKLMFIGEGPGADEDTQGLPFVGRAGQLLTQILTAADISRKDVYITNIVKCRPPENRVPTPAETVICDKHLQTQIMLINPALMVLLGNTPARWILQTSEGITKLRGRWFEWRGIAVMPMFHPSYLLRNASSKEGSPKHLTWLDIQEVKRQWDAVKATGSISGIKFG, from the coding sequence ATGACGGCAAATGAAGACATACTGCTCAGGCTGACCCCAGAAGAGAGGGCGGCGATGAAAAAGACACTCTGGGAGGAGACGAAGGCCAACACCCTCGCCTGCCGTGCCTGTCCGCTCGCGGCGACGCGGACAAAAGTCGTCTTCGGCGACGGCGACCCCGATACAAAGCTGATGTTTATCGGCGAGGGACCCGGAGCCGACGAAGACACGCAGGGGCTGCCCTTCGTCGGCAGGGCCGGACAGCTTCTTACCCAGATACTCACCGCGGCGGATATCAGCCGCAAAGACGTCTATATAACAAACATCGTGAAATGCCGGCCGCCGGAAAACCGCGTGCCGACGCCCGCGGAGACGGTGATCTGCGACAAACACCTGCAGACCCAAATAATGCTGATAAACCCCGCGCTGATGGTACTGCTCGGAAACACGCCTGCGCGCTGGATACTGCAGACGAGCGAAGGTATTACGAAGCTCCGCGGACGCTGGTTTGAATGGCGCGGAATCGCCGTCATGCCGATGTTCCATCCGAGCTACCTGCTGCGCAACGCCAGCTCTAAAGAGGGCAGCCCCAAACACCTGACCTGGCTGGACATCCAGGAGGTCAAGCGCCAGTGGGACGCCGTCAAAGCGACCGGTTCGATAAGCGGCATCAAATTCGGCTAG
- the murA gene encoding UDP-N-acetylglucosamine 1-carboxyvinyltransferase gives METHGLKKLAEKMIIRGGKRLSGTISVQGAKNAALPVMAASILLKGESLKLEGVPDLYDIHTMCDLLRHLGAKVDFNDHCMTIDVPEELNCETPVELVRKMRASSLVLGPLVARCGRALLPLPGGCVLGSRPLDFHLKGLAKMGAEIELKGGAVTATAGRLKGATITLDFPSVGATENLMMAAALAEGTTFIENAAKEPEIVNLAEILRLMGAPVKGDGTETIRVTGMDSLHSASGEIIPDRIEAATYLMAGVITNGSVTVKGISANYMEAILNKLQEAGVEIDVFGSEITAKWVAPLKGVTIKTMPYPGFPTDTQPQLMAVLTLAGGTSVVHESVFDSRLLHINEFKKMGAKIEVQDNIAIVTGVGKLNGAEVHSSNLRAGAALILLGLATEEETMICDLQHVWRGYEGLVDKLRALGADISFAE, from the coding sequence ATGGAAACTCACGGATTGAAAAAATTGGCAGAAAAAATGATCATACGCGGCGGCAAAAGGCTCAGCGGGACCATATCCGTCCAGGGAGCCAAGAACGCCGCTCTGCCTGTAATGGCGGCCTCCATCCTCCTGAAAGGGGAGTCGCTGAAGCTGGAAGGGGTCCCCGACCTCTACGACATACACACGATGTGCGATCTGCTGCGCCATCTCGGAGCGAAGGTGGACTTTAACGACCACTGCATGACCATAGACGTGCCGGAGGAGCTCAACTGCGAAACGCCGGTGGAGCTTGTGCGCAAGATGCGCGCCTCCTCGCTCGTACTCGGCCCGCTTGTCGCGAGATGCGGCCGCGCGCTGCTCCCGCTGCCGGGAGGCTGCGTGCTCGGCAGCCGTCCTCTGGACTTCCACCTCAAGGGACTTGCGAAGATGGGGGCGGAGATAGAGCTCAAGGGCGGTGCGGTGACGGCAACCGCCGGACGCCTCAAAGGGGCGACGATAACGCTCGACTTCCCCTCGGTGGGGGCCACGGAAAACCTTATGATGGCGGCGGCCCTCGCGGAGGGCACAACCTTCATCGAAAACGCCGCGAAAGAGCCAGAGATCGTGAACCTCGCGGAGATCCTGCGCCTTATGGGCGCCCCAGTAAAGGGCGACGGCACGGAGACGATCCGTGTCACGGGCATGGATTCGCTCCATTCGGCGAGCGGCGAGATCATTCCCGACCGCATAGAGGCGGCCACCTACCTCATGGCCGGCGTGATCACCAACGGCAGCGTCACCGTGAAGGGCATCTCGGCGAATTACATGGAGGCGATACTCAACAAGCTGCAGGAGGCCGGCGTCGAGATCGACGTCTTCGGCAGCGAGATTACGGCGAAATGGGTCGCCCCCCTTAAGGGCGTAACGATCAAGACAATGCCCTATCCAGGCTTCCCAACGGATACGCAGCCGCAGCTGATGGCGGTGCTGACCCTCGCGGGCGGCACCAGCGTCGTCCATGAGAGCGTCTTTGACTCACGCCTGCTCCACATCAACGAATTTAAGAAGATGGGGGCCAAAATCGAAGTTCAGGACAACATCGCGATCGTCACCGGCGTCGGCAAACTCAACGGTGCGGAGGTCCATTCTTCAAATCTCCGTGCTGGAGCGGCGCTGATCCTGCTCGGCCTCGCCACCGAGGAGGAGACGATGATCTGCGACCTCCAGCACGTCTGGCGCGGTTACGAGGGGCTGGTGGACAAGCTGCGCGCCCTTGGAGCGGATATAAGCTTTGCCGAATAA
- a CDS encoding phosphatidate cytidylyltransferase, protein MEKLKEFFRSSPDLQLRAFSSIFIVLAVIGGIVLGGHIWSAIVILIAMLSLWEFYKLQSAKLSTSPALIMVSGLFILLGTAFGLMSIATILCSISAIAFIALFLEVLKRQVSGESNALVTMGATVAGIAYVVLPWSFMILIRSRELGAMFLITLFFCTWSCDVAAYFVGSHLGRNLLCSQVSPHKTWEGFLGGAAASFMCGGLLALLFSFPPMPLLLMGLLCGIAGQLGDLGESVLKREAGVKDTGSIIPGHGGLLDRFDSILVNGTLAFVIFELVG, encoded by the coding sequence ATGGAAAAGCTTAAAGAATTTTTCCGCTCCAGCCCCGACCTGCAGCTGCGGGCATTCAGCAGCATATTTATCGTACTGGCGGTAATTGGAGGAATTGTCCTCGGAGGACACATCTGGAGCGCGATCGTCATCCTCATCGCGATGCTCTCGCTCTGGGAGTTCTACAAACTGCAGTCGGCAAAGCTCAGCACCTCGCCGGCGCTGATCATGGTTTCCGGGCTCTTTATCCTGCTCGGCACAGCCTTCGGCCTCATGAGCATCGCGACCATCCTCTGCTCAATTTCGGCGATAGCCTTCATCGCGCTCTTTCTTGAGGTGCTGAAGCGCCAGGTCTCGGGAGAAAGCAACGCGCTCGTGACCATGGGAGCCACCGTGGCCGGTATCGCCTACGTCGTGCTGCCGTGGTCCTTCATGATCCTCATACGCTCGCGCGAGCTCGGCGCGATGTTCCTCATCACGCTCTTCTTCTGCACCTGGAGCTGCGACGTCGCAGCCTATTTCGTCGGCAGCCATCTGGGCAGGAACCTTCTCTGCAGCCAGGTCAGTCCCCACAAGACCTGGGAGGGCTTCCTCGGCGGGGCGGCGGCTAGCTTCATGTGCGGCGGCCTTTTGGCGCTCCTCTTTTCCTTCCCGCCGATGCCGCTGCTGCTGATGGGGCTGCTCTGCGGGATAGCGGGACAGCTCGGCGATCTTGGCGAATCGGTGCTCAAACGCGAGGCCGGCGTCAAAGACACCGGCTCGATAATCCCCGGACACGGCGGACTGCTCGACCGATTTGACAGCATTCTCGTCAATGGTACGCTTGCGTTCGTCATATTTGAGCTGGTAGGATAA
- the wecB gene encoding non-hydrolyzing UDP-N-acetylglucosamine 2-epimerase, giving the protein MDKKKIVCVIGTRPEAIKMAPVVIALVKQDYFDVRILATGQHAAMLDQVLDFFSLTADRNLHIMKERQTLDYITSSVLTGAGEYFDEVKPAAVLVHGDTTTTFAAGLAAFYRNIPIGHVEAGLRSWNMRLPFPEEMNRVLIDKIVTWGFAPTELAADNLRKEGLPESGISVTGNTVIDALFYTVAAQTKPECEELRALPEGAPFVLVTAHRRESWGKPLEDICRALVGILESHPELWMVIPMHKNPAVREIIHKYLDGREKVILCDPLDYPDFVWAMNASKFILSDSGGVQEEASAIKKPVLILRDVTERPEAVEHGSGLLVGVDREKILGTALELLNDPAMIAEIEKRCAAQPFGDGTASIKIANTLKESLRD; this is encoded by the coding sequence ATGGACAAGAAAAAAATAGTATGCGTCATAGGGACAAGACCCGAGGCCATAAAAATGGCCCCCGTCGTTATAGCGCTGGTGAAACAGGACTACTTTGACGTGAGGATACTGGCCACGGGACAGCACGCGGCCATGCTCGACCAGGTGCTTGACTTCTTCAGCCTCACGGCGGACAGGAATCTGCACATCATGAAGGAGCGCCAGACGCTCGATTACATAACATCGTCGGTGCTCACCGGCGCGGGCGAATATTTTGACGAGGTCAAGCCGGCGGCTGTACTGGTACACGGCGATACGACGACCACCTTCGCGGCGGGGCTCGCCGCCTTTTACCGCAATATTCCCATCGGCCACGTCGAGGCGGGACTTCGCAGCTGGAATATGAGGCTGCCCTTCCCCGAGGAGATGAACCGTGTCCTCATCGATAAGATCGTGACCTGGGGCTTCGCACCGACGGAGCTCGCGGCTGACAACCTCAGAAAAGAGGGGCTGCCGGAGAGCGGCATAAGCGTCACGGGGAACACAGTGATCGACGCCCTTTTCTATACTGTCGCCGCCCAGACCAAGCCGGAGTGCGAAGAGCTCCGGGCCCTGCCTGAGGGCGCGCCCTTCGTCCTCGTCACGGCCCACCGCCGCGAATCATGGGGAAAACCGCTTGAAGATATCTGCCGCGCCCTCGTGGGGATACTTGAGAGCCACCCGGAGCTGTGGATGGTCATTCCGATGCACAAAAATCCCGCCGTCCGTGAGATAATACATAAATACCTCGACGGCAGGGAGAAGGTCATTCTCTGCGACCCGCTCGACTATCCTGACTTTGTCTGGGCGATGAACGCCTCAAAGTTTATCCTCAGCGACAGCGGCGGCGTGCAGGAGGAGGCCTCGGCGATAAAAAAGCCGGTGCTCATCCTCAGAGACGTCACGGAGCGCCCAGAGGCGGTGGAGCACGGCAGCGGTCTGCTTGTAGGCGTCGACCGTGAGAAGATACTCGGTACGGCGCTCGAACTGCTGAACGACCCGGCGATGATAGCCGAAATAGAAAAGAGATGCGCGGCGCAGCCTTTCGGAGACGGCACGGCCTCGATCAAGATAGCAAATACTCTAAAGGAGAGTCTGCGGGACTAG
- the uppS gene encoding polyprenyl diphosphate synthase, protein MEKKKLEHVAIIMDGNGRWAKSRHLPRVMGHHAGVRAVERTVRAAKDLGIPYISLYAFSTENWKRPKGEVLGLMGLFRYYMSSKLNELCKEETRMRFAGDLAALPEDIRQILRNAEEKTEKYTERQLIVCLNYGGRKEIIDAINKITAQNPQATVTEEMLRENLYLPDIPDPDLIIRTSGELRLSNFWLWQSSYSEYYFTDKYWPDFNKEDLEEAVKDYYERERRYGKA, encoded by the coding sequence ATGGAAAAGAAAAAACTCGAACACGTGGCAATCATCATGGACGGCAACGGGCGCTGGGCAAAATCCCGGCATCTGCCGCGTGTCATGGGCCACCATGCCGGAGTGCGGGCCGTGGAGCGCACCGTGCGCGCCGCAAAGGATCTCGGAATACCCTATATCTCACTCTACGCCTTCTCTACGGAGAACTGGAAGCGCCCCAAGGGCGAGGTGCTCGGCCTCATGGGGCTCTTCCGCTACTATATGAGCTCAAAGCTCAACGAACTATGCAAAGAGGAGACCCGTATGCGCTTCGCGGGAGACCTCGCGGCGCTGCCGGAGGACATCCGGCAGATACTGCGAAACGCCGAAGAAAAGACGGAAAAGTACACGGAACGCCAGCTTATAGTCTGCCTGAACTACGGCGGACGTAAAGAAATTATAGACGCTATAAATAAAATAACTGCCCAAAATCCACAGGCGACGGTAACCGAGGAGATGCTGCGGGAGAACCTTTACCTGCCGGACATCCCTGACCCCGACCTCATCATCCGCACCAGCGGTGAGCTGCGCCTCAGTAACTTCTGGCTTTGGCAGAGCTCTTACAGTGAATACTATTTTACGGACAAATATTGGCCCGATTTCAATAAAGAAGACCTTGAGGAGGCTGTCAAAGATTACTATGAAAGAGAACGCCGTTATGGAAAAGCTTAA
- the rseP gene encoding RIP metalloprotease RseP encodes MISIISFLIVIGICVMSHEGGHYWAARFRDVMIHEYSFGMGPVLWRRRKGETQYSFRAFPIGGFVKLEGEDAGEDGEEKPADYDPKRSLANKKPWERILIIGAGASVNIALAWLLTAAYLSGYGVYNMETPKLGNIMEDTPAYSAGLKSGDVIRSIDGKELKNWSDIRKNIQDKDKKGDRFEITVDRGGEEKNFTVDVPVDKEAGGRLLGVQPSHEKYPVVKALGTAFTYSWKMSVEILSGLWMALTGQIKADVTGPVGIATMAGDAFREGFWTFIAFLGVINLNLGLLNLLPFPALDGGRIIFILVELVTRRKVPERVETMIHYAGFIILLALIFLVTGKDIYRLIH; translated from the coding sequence TTGATAAGTATCATTTCGTTTTTGATAGTAATAGGAATATGCGTGATGTCGCACGAGGGCGGCCACTACTGGGCGGCCCGCTTCCGCGACGTCATGATACACGAATACTCGTTCGGTATGGGGCCGGTGCTCTGGAGACGGCGCAAGGGCGAGACGCAGTACTCCTTCCGCGCCTTTCCCATCGGCGGATTTGTGAAGCTTGAGGGTGAGGACGCCGGAGAAGATGGAGAAGAAAAGCCGGCTGACTACGACCCCAAACGTTCGCTGGCCAATAAAAAACCCTGGGAGCGCATCCTGATAATCGGCGCGGGAGCGTCCGTAAACATCGCCCTCGCCTGGCTGCTGACGGCGGCCTACCTCAGCGGTTACGGCGTCTACAACATGGAGACGCCTAAGCTGGGAAACATCATGGAAGACACCCCGGCCTACAGCGCGGGGCTCAAAAGCGGCGACGTCATCAGGAGCATCGACGGCAAAGAGCTTAAAAACTGGTCGGATATCAGAAAAAACATCCAGGATAAAGACAAAAAGGGAGACCGTTTTGAAATCACCGTCGACCGCGGCGGTGAGGAGAAAAACTTCACGGTCGACGTGCCGGTAGACAAAGAGGCCGGCGGCCGCCTGCTCGGCGTACAGCCCTCTCACGAAAAATACCCCGTCGTAAAGGCGCTCGGCACGGCTTTCACCTACTCGTGGAAGATGAGCGTGGAAATACTGAGCGGCCTATGGATGGCGCTCACCGGACAGATAAAGGCCGACGTCACCGGCCCCGTGGGCATCGCGACGATGGCGGGGGACGCCTTCCGCGAAGGATTCTGGACCTTCATCGCCTTCCTCGGCGTGATAAACCTCAACCTCGGCCTGCTCAACCTGCTGCCATTCCCGGCACTCGACGGCGGGCGGATAATCTTCATCCTTGTGGAACTGGTGACGCGCCGCAAAGTACCGGAAAGAGTGGAGACTATGATACACTACGCGGGCTTCATCATCCTGCTCGCGCTGATCTTCCTCGTCACCGGCAAAGACATCTACAGACTTATACACTAG
- a CDS encoding glycosyltransferase family 4 protein — translation MLSIYLFTLLTFLWGLVGTPIAIALAQKFRLLDIPGGRKKHHNIMPRGAGLVLWSGYLMWALFTGNPGVEVPYIATGASVIFIVGYMDDMHPLPPLLRLIFHLLAAAWVIYPLPVPLWQRLLFVLWIAGATNAYNLIDGMDGLCLTITLITALCALIAGGRGVWLPFAGLVFGVLLWNFPQPRTFLGDGGSTLLGYICSSQLAWSIFPHIFGTGFIHLGFILLFLGGVPVMDTLVAMTRRVIHKKSPFEPDRGHAHHKLQDFGLPKFATLIVMGSAHALIIALGMRLMGLPVFKFF, via the coding sequence TTGCTTTCAATCTATCTGTTTACGCTCTTAACCTTCCTCTGGGGACTGGTAGGCACGCCGATCGCGATCGCGCTGGCGCAGAAATTCCGCCTGCTTGACATACCCGGAGGAAGAAAGAAACATCACAACATCATGCCCCGCGGCGCGGGGCTTGTTCTGTGGAGCGGCTATCTCATGTGGGCCCTCTTCACCGGCAACCCCGGCGTCGAGGTGCCCTATATTGCTACAGGGGCTTCGGTGATCTTTATCGTCGGCTACATGGACGACATGCATCCGCTGCCGCCTCTGCTGCGCCTGATATTCCACCTCCTCGCCGCCGCCTGGGTCATCTATCCGCTGCCTGTGCCGCTGTGGCAGCGGCTGCTCTTCGTCCTCTGGATTGCGGGCGCCACCAACGCCTACAACCTCATAGACGGGATGGACGGCCTCTGCCTTACGATAACGCTCATCACCGCGCTCTGCGCGCTGATCGCGGGCGGCAGGGGAGTCTGGCTGCCCTTCGCGGGTCTGGTATTCGGCGTCCTGCTCTGGAACTTTCCGCAGCCGCGTACCTTTCTCGGAGACGGCGGCAGCACCCTTCTAGGATACATCTGTTCGTCGCAGCTTGCGTGGAGCATATTCCCGCATATCTTCGGGACCGGATTTATACACCTAGGCTTTATACTGCTCTTTCTTGGAGGCGTACCAGTCATGGACACGCTCGTAGCGATGACGCGCAGGGTGATCCACAAAAAGTCCCCCTTTGAGCCGGACAGGGGACACGCGCACCACAAGCTGCAGGATTTCGGCCTGCCCAAATTCGCAACGCTTATCGTGATGGGGTCGGCGCACGCGCTCATCATTGCCCTTGGCATGCGCCTTATGGGGCTGCCGGTATTCAAATTCTTTTAA